In the Malus domestica chromosome 16, GDT2T_hap1 genome, one interval contains:
- the LOC103403920 gene encoding uncharacterized protein: MQGSALDSSALSDEVVDEPIDSCRAAVEGDPDFDDIDNMRIRGNLFFKLDRDSKEFEEYNFNFHRRKKSSKQKDDPKESQRKGNELKDSKRDNPSCELPSRSKTSVRACIIHRVTSKVVVVAHSISKDMKFDLGSTRNAAACAGVGEILAQRALDDDIHDVIYTPRKGERLEGKLQIVLQSITVPCSPLSTTKTLSLGITLFRARRGDCHALLC, encoded by the coding sequence ATGCAGGGGTCTGCATTGGACTCAAGTGCGTTATCGGATGAAGTGGTTGATGAGCCAATTGATAGTTGCAGAGCAGCTGTTGAAGGTGATCCGGATTTTGATGACATTGACAACATGAGAATTCGCGGCAATCTCTTCTTTAAGCTTGACCGAGATTCCAAAGAGTTTGAAGAGTACAATTTTAACTTCCATCGTAGGAAGAAGTCTTCTAAGCAAAAGGATGACCCAAAGGAAAGTCAAAGGAAGGGAAATGAGTTAAAGGATAGCAAAAGAGACAACCCAAGTTGTGAATTGCCCTCCAGAAGCAAGACTTCTGTTCGTGCGTGCATCATTCACCGAGTCACCAGTAAGGTTGTCGTTGTGGCACATTCCATATCAAAGGACATGAAATTTGACCTTGGGTCGACTAGGAATGCAGCTGCTTGTGCTGGTGTGGGGGAAATTCTCGCGCAGAGGGCATTAGATGATGATATCCATGATGTGATTTACACACCAAGGAAAGGGGAGAGATTGGAGGGTAAGCTTCAAATTGTGCTTCAGTCTATCACTGTGCCATGCTCTCCCCTTTCAACAACGAAAACCCTCAGCTTGGGAATTACTCTCTTTCGAGCTAGGAGAGGGGACTGCCATGCTCTCCTGTGCTGA